A single window of Flavobacterium sp. 140616W15 DNA harbors:
- the trmD gene encoding tRNA (guanosine(37)-N1)-methyltransferase TrmD, which translates to MRIDIITVLPELLRSPFEASIMKRAIDKGIVEVHFHNLRDYTTNKQKSVDDYPFGGGAGMVMTVQPIDACITHLKSEREYDEIIYMSPDGETLNQKMANTMSMYENIIILCGHYKGVDQRVRDHFITKEISIGDYVLSGGELGALVLSDALIRLIPGVLSDETSALTDSFQDNLLSGPIYTRPADYKGWKVPDVLTSGHFAKIDKWREDMAYEHTKNRRPDLLEEK; encoded by the coding sequence ATGCGCATAGATATTATTACTGTTTTACCTGAGTTATTGCGAAGTCCATTTGAAGCTTCGATTATGAAACGTGCTATTGACAAGGGTATTGTCGAGGTTCATTTTCATAATTTACGCGATTATACAACCAATAAACAGAAGAGTGTTGATGATTATCCTTTTGGCGGTGGTGCTGGAATGGTTATGACGGTTCAGCCTATTGATGCTTGCATCACGCATTTAAAAAGCGAAAGAGAGTATGACGAGATTATATATATGTCACCTGACGGAGAAACGCTAAACCAAAAAATGGCTAACACGATGTCAATGTATGAAAACATTATCATTTTGTGTGGACACTATAAAGGTGTTGATCAAAGGGTTCGCGATCATTTTATTACCAAAGAAATTTCGATTGGTGATTATGTTTTATCTGGTGGCGAATTAGGTGCTTTGGTTTTATCGGACGCTTTAATTCGTTTGATTCCTGGTGTTTTAAGTGACGAAACTTCAGCCCTAACTGATAGTTTTCAAGATAATTTATTATCTGGCCCTATATACACACGCCCTGCAGATTATAAGGGATGGAAAGTTCCTGATGTTTTAACCAGTGGCCACTTTGCTAAAATTGACAAATGGAGAGAAGATATGGCTTATGAACATACTAAAAACAGACGCCCTGATCTTCTTGAAGAGAAGTAA
- the yiaA gene encoding inner membrane protein YiaA, giving the protein MVQKTSNAFVAASWIAMGAGIIGYLVGLARAEMLLNEKGYYFTVLMFGLFAVISLQKSVRDRLEGFPVTDIYYGICWFGTILAIALLTIGLWNATILPSEKGFYAFAFLLGIFGAIAVQKNTRDNLAIKE; this is encoded by the coding sequence ATGGTACAAAAAACGTCGAATGCATTTGTTGCAGCATCTTGGATTGCTATGGGAGCAGGAATTATTGGTTATTTAGTAGGACTTGCTAGAGCTGAAATGTTATTAAATGAAAAAGGATATTACTTTACAGTTTTGATGTTTGGGTTGTTCGCGGTAATTTCGCTGCAAAAAAGTGTAAGAGATAGATTAGAAGGATTTCCTGTAACTGATATTTATTATGGAATTTGCTGGTTTGGAACAATTCTGGCAATCGCTTTATTAACGATCGGACTTTGGAATGCCACGATTTTGCCTAGCGAAAAAGGATTTTATGCTTTTGCATTTTTATTAGGGATATTTGGAGCAATTGCAGTTCAAAAAAATACCAGAGATAACTTAGCTATTAAAGAATAA
- a CDS encoding SMI1/KNR4 family protein — protein sequence MMNKEKITSIIDFYLKKFVEVNGNTLPNKIEAEMADPNQNQDEEWRIWFPIASKVTDNEIKEFENRLGCEFPEDYKIFLKHKHFYELYILEASFFKHPVNSWKESLGEMIFHENLKDDLIEKGYIPFANWSDWGLLCFDSNRNKEDNNYPIVLWDHEKADEMEDVFNDFYNLISEDDIENEQPL from the coding sequence ATGATGAATAAAGAGAAAATAACAAGTATAATTGATTTTTATTTGAAAAAGTTTGTTGAGGTTAATGGTAACACACTACCAAATAAAATTGAAGCTGAAATGGCTGATCCCAATCAAAATCAAGACGAAGAGTGGAGAATATGGTTTCCTATTGCTAGTAAAGTAACTGATAATGAAATTAAAGAATTTGAAAATCGACTTGGTTGTGAATTCCCCGAAGATTATAAAATATTTTTAAAACACAAACACTTTTATGAGCTTTATATTTTAGAGGCTTCATTTTTTAAACATCCAGTAAATAGTTGGAAAGAATCTCTGGGAGAAATGATTTTCCATGAAAATCTAAAGGATGATTTAATTGAAAAAGGATATATTCCCTTTGCTAATTGGAGTGATTGGGGACTGCTCTGTTTTGATAGCAATAGAAATAAAGAGGATAACAATTACCCAATTGTGTTATGGGATCATGAAAAAGCAGATGAGATGGAAGATGTATTTAATGATTTTTATAATTTAATAAGTGAAGATGATATTGAAAATGAACAGCCATTATAA
- a CDS encoding cupin domain-containing protein, whose product MQSFGTSKKFLFNDEIEWEVVGEGIKRKIMAYDDKIMLVNVHFEKGGVGVLHEHYHSQVTYLASGKFEVTIDNETKILKEGDSFYIPPHAIHGVVCLESGLLTDVFSPIREDFMKG is encoded by the coding sequence ATGCAAAGTTTCGGAACAAGTAAAAAATTCCTTTTTAATGATGAAATAGAATGGGAAGTGGTTGGAGAAGGCATCAAGCGCAAGATAATGGCATACGATGACAAGATTATGTTGGTTAATGTACATTTTGAAAAAGGAGGTGTTGGAGTTTTGCACGAACATTATCATTCGCAAGTTACATATCTAGCCAGTGGAAAATTTGAAGTAACAATAGATAATGAAACAAAAATATTAAAAGAAGGTGATAGCTTTTATATTCCGCCACATGCAATACATGGAGTAGTTTGTTTAGAAAGTGGACTTTTGACAGATGTTTTTAGTCCAATTCGAGAAGACTTTATGAAAGGTTAA
- a CDS encoding aspartate/glutamate racemase family protein — translation MKKIGLVGGISWVSTIDYYRFINEGINEKLGGLNFAECIIYSLNFDDFQRNNTANNWDVTFELITNACKSLEKSGAEAIVLCANTAHAVVERVEKEISLPIIHVATATAKEINKKGLKKVGLLGTKFTMEMDFYKDKLAEHNIETIVPFLQDERDYIQKTLKEELGRGIINEQTKRAYIMVINKLIENGAEGIILGCTEIPMIISQNDVSVPVFDTTKIHSDAAVKFALSLD, via the coding sequence ATGAAAAAAATTGGGCTTGTTGGAGGTATTAGTTGGGTTTCGACAATAGACTATTATCGGTTTATAAATGAAGGAATAAATGAAAAATTAGGAGGACTTAATTTTGCAGAGTGTATTATCTACTCTTTGAATTTTGATGATTTTCAAAGAAATAATACAGCCAATAACTGGGATGTAACATTCGAATTGATAACTAATGCATGTAAAAGTTTAGAGAAAAGCGGAGCTGAAGCAATTGTTTTATGTGCCAATACAGCACATGCAGTGGTAGAAAGAGTCGAAAAAGAAATCTCACTGCCTATTATTCATGTTGCAACAGCTACAGCAAAAGAAATAAATAAAAAAGGATTGAAAAAAGTAGGTTTGTTGGGCACAAAATTTACTATGGAAATGGATTTTTATAAAGACAAACTTGCCGAACATAATATTGAGACAATTGTTCCTTTTCTTCAAGATGAGCGTGATTACATTCAGAAAACATTAAAAGAAGAATTAGGAAGAGGAATAATCAATGAGCAGACCAAAAGAGCTTATATTATGGTAATTAATAAATTGATAGAAAATGGTGCGGAAGGAATTATTCTTGGTTGTACCGAAATACCAATGATTATAAGTCAGAATGATGTTTCAGTTCCAGTGTTTGACACAACAAAAATCCATTCAGATGCAGCAGTAAAATTTGCTTTGTCACTAGATTAA
- a CDS encoding NADPH-dependent FMN reductase, producing MDDKKKKIFAISGSTRRNSSNFKILKFISEHINDQFEVEIFEDLESIPHFNPDLDNENPPEIVTVFRNKIAAAAGVLICTPEYVFSLPGSLKNVLEWCVSTTVFSNKKVGLITASASGEKGQEQLSLIMRTIEAKFDNETQFLIQGIRGKLDSDGNITDENTLISLLVFIKSFEKQVGELN from the coding sequence ATGGATGATAAAAAGAAAAAAATATTTGCTATATCCGGAAGTACAAGAAGGAATTCAAGTAATTTTAAAATTCTGAAATTTATTTCGGAGCATATTAATGACCAATTTGAAGTTGAGATATTTGAAGATTTAGAGAGCATTCCCCATTTTAATCCTGATTTGGATAATGAGAATCCTCCAGAGATTGTAACTGTTTTTAGAAATAAAATCGCTGCTGCAGCTGGAGTATTAATTTGTACGCCAGAATATGTTTTTAGTTTACCAGGTAGTTTAAAGAATGTATTAGAATGGTGTGTTTCGACAACTGTTTTCTCAAATAAAAAAGTAGGGTTAATAACGGCTTCTGCATCTGGAGAGAAGGGACAGGAACAATTAAGCTTGATTATGAGAACTATCGAAGCCAAGTTTGATAATGAAACCCAATTTTTAATCCAGGGGATTCGGGGAAAATTAGATTCAGATGGAAATATTACTGATGAAAATACATTGATAAGCCTTCTAGTATTTATTAAAAGTTTTGAAAAACAAGTAGGAGAGTTGAACTGA
- the blaOXA gene encoding class D beta-lactamase — protein sequence MKTPALILSLFLLMNLNVSCQSKNKETKTETKKETGKDKEIVVAEFGKILDSLKVKGSILVYDSNKKAYYSNDFTWAKRGNIPASTFKIPNSIIALETGVVKSDSTVFKWNGEKRWMKAWEQDLTLKQAFKVSCVPCYQEIARKVGVKRMKEYLKKLDYNTMVFDTLTIDNFWLEGKSRISQFQQIDFLKRLYFSELPISKRTELIMKDIMIVEKQDDYVLRGKTGLSVDGVKRNGWFVGYLENKDGVYFFATNIEPTKETSQDDFIAVRLNATKAALKNIQKR from the coding sequence ATGAAAACTCCAGCACTAATTCTATCTCTCTTTTTATTGATGAACCTAAATGTAAGTTGTCAATCTAAAAACAAAGAAACTAAGACTGAAACTAAAAAAGAAACAGGAAAAGACAAAGAAATTGTTGTTGCCGAGTTTGGTAAAATACTCGACAGTTTAAAAGTAAAAGGTTCAATATTGGTTTACGATAGCAATAAAAAGGCCTATTATTCTAATGATTTTACTTGGGCAAAAAGAGGAAATATTCCAGCATCAACATTCAAAATTCCTAATTCGATTATTGCCCTTGAGACAGGAGTAGTAAAAAGTGATTCGACAGTTTTTAAATGGAATGGAGAAAAACGATGGATGAAAGCTTGGGAACAAGATTTAACACTTAAGCAAGCGTTTAAAGTTTCGTGTGTTCCTTGCTATCAGGAAATCGCAAGAAAAGTAGGTGTGAAACGAATGAAAGAATATCTAAAAAAATTAGATTACAATACAATGGTTTTTGATACCCTAACGATTGATAATTTTTGGTTAGAAGGAAAATCTAGAATTTCTCAATTCCAACAGATTGATTTCTTAAAAAGATTGTATTTCTCCGAATTGCCTATTTCTAAAAGAACTGAATTGATAATGAAAGATATCATGATAGTTGAAAAGCAGGACGATTATGTTCTAAGAGGGAAGACTGGTTTGTCTGTAGATGGAGTTAAACGCAACGGGTGGTTTGTAGGTTACCTTGAAAATAAGGATGGCGTTTACTTTTTTGCAACAAACATAGAACCAACTAAAGAAACGAGTCAAGATGATTTTATAGCAGTGCGACTTAATGCAACCAAAGCGGCATTAAAAAATATTCAAAAAAGATAA
- a CDS encoding TIGR02117 family protein, with product MKKAFKIIGKILLAFVAFILLYVVLAYSISRITVEREPDTKEEVMIYIMTNGVHTDIVVPTRNEFMDWSKEVKYENTISKDTTYQYLAMGWGDKGFYLETPNWSDLKASTALKAASGLSNTAIHATYFSNIKENESCKKIIISKEQYVRLVDYIKKSFKKDENGRLMHIKTDQNYGKRDAFYEGTGSYSLLHTCNTWANNALKASGQKCCFWTPIDSAIFAKYETK from the coding sequence TTGAAAAAAGCCTTTAAAATTATTGGTAAAATACTACTTGCATTCGTAGCATTTATTTTACTGTACGTCGTTCTCGCATATTCTATTTCGAGAATTACAGTCGAAAGAGAACCAGATACTAAAGAAGAAGTTATGATTTATATCATGACAAATGGTGTTCACACCGATATTGTAGTTCCTACTCGTAACGAATTTATGGACTGGAGTAAAGAGGTAAAGTATGAAAATACAATCTCTAAAGATACAACTTACCAATACCTGGCAATGGGATGGGGAGATAAAGGGTTTTATCTTGAAACTCCAAACTGGTCAGATTTAAAAGCTTCGACTGCACTTAAAGCAGCATCTGGATTAAGTAATACAGCAATACATGCAACCTATTTTTCGAATATAAAAGAAAATGAAAGCTGTAAAAAAATTATAATCAGTAAGGAACAATATGTTCGCCTAGTTGATTATATAAAAAAAAGTTTCAAGAAAGACGAAAACGGGCGGTTGATGCACATCAAAACAGATCAGAATTATGGTAAAAGAGATGCTTTTTATGAAGGAACAGGAAGTTATAGCTTGCTTCATACTTGCAATACCTGGGCAAATAATGCGCTAAAAGCAAGTGGACAAAAGTGTTGTTTTTGGACACCAATAGACTCCGCTATTTTTGCAAAATATGAAACTAAATAA
- a CDS encoding archaemetzincin → MKKLILLLFLTFCSCNQNKGNQYFDDIADNDVKLSKPVEGEWLYTLKEKGQSFEQFINSRHVVPTNNSNIIYIRPIGNFTTLQKKQIELVREYLEIFFQLKTKTLEKFSNDIIPSSARRIGYEDNEQFLAGYILDSVLKKEKPLNRVALMALTEKDLFPKPEWNYVFGLASYRDKIGVSSIYRLQDEVLTPANFDLCLSRLLKTCSHEIGHMFGLYHCIVADCVMNGTISLAETDNSAIRLCSACQRKLNSGIKYDNKKRLVELEKYFEKVKLNDATQLMKKDLEKIQ, encoded by the coding sequence ATGAAAAAACTAATACTCTTATTATTTCTGACTTTCTGTTCTTGTAATCAGAACAAGGGAAATCAATACTTTGATGATATAGCAGATAATGATGTGAAACTATCGAAACCTGTTGAAGGAGAATGGCTTTATACTCTTAAAGAGAAGGGGCAAAGTTTCGAGCAATTTATAAATTCCAGACATGTAGTTCCAACAAATAATTCTAATATTATTTATATTAGACCTATTGGGAATTTTACTACTCTGCAAAAGAAGCAAATCGAATTAGTTAGAGAATATCTTGAGATTTTCTTTCAATTAAAAACCAAAACTTTGGAGAAATTCTCTAACGATATAATTCCTAGTTCAGCCAGACGAATTGGATACGAAGATAACGAACAGTTTTTAGCAGGTTATATCTTAGATAGTGTACTTAAAAAAGAAAAACCATTAAATAGAGTTGCTTTAATGGCATTAACAGAAAAGGATTTATTTCCTAAACCCGAATGGAATTACGTTTTTGGATTAGCATCTTACAGAGATAAAATAGGAGTGAGTTCCATTTATAGATTACAAGATGAGGTGCTAACACCTGCTAATTTTGATTTATGTTTATCGCGATTATTAAAAACTTGTTCCCATGAAATAGGGCATATGTTCGGATTGTATCATTGTATAGTGGCAGATTGCGTAATGAATGGAACAATTAGTTTGGCAGAAACAGATAACAGTGCCATTAGATTATGTTCAGCTTGTCAGAGAAAATTAAATTCGGGTATAAAGTATGATAATAAGAAAAGGTTAGTCGAATTAGAAAAATATTTTGAGAAAGTCAAACTCAACGATGCAACTCAATTAATGAAGAAAGATTTAGAAAAGATTCAATAA